The proteins below come from a single Triticum aestivum cultivar Chinese Spring chromosome 5D, IWGSC CS RefSeq v2.1, whole genome shotgun sequence genomic window:
- the LOC123123835 gene encoding uncharacterized protein isoform X1 yields the protein MSVAELGLGWRSTGELGIGDELLRRQVATAPVLVHGPNKVLVAWWPSEEVHVVGDLGGRRAVRRRGMRWVGGKDNISAPILVRKLRSHGIVKSEQAVWSFAMSLRMNLGMDGCHSEEVREYFQCAAGQEKRREAKRDVWQRISIFLFTQRKLEEGSDFSCLVLCSQGYIDKNASYLHKGNSRKVIRGRGRMFVVASIHKYHDMSLKISKIQKVDRKRIH from the exons ATGTCCGTCGCCGAGCTTGGGTTGGGGTGGCGGTCGACGGGCGAACTGGGGATTGGGGATGAACTGCTACGCCGGCAAGTGGCAACTGCTCCAGTTCTCGTACACGGGCCGAACAAAG TTCTTGTTGCATGGTGGCCATCAGAGGAGGTACATGTGGTTGGAGATCTGGGAGGAAGAAGAGCAGTGAGAAGACGAGGCATGCGATGGGTTGGTGGGAAGGACAACAT ATCTGCACCAATCCTTGTCAGAAAATTGAGAAGTCATGGCATAGTCAAATCTGAACAAGCCGTGTGGAGCTTCGCCATGAGTCTGCGCATGAATTTGGGAATGGATGGATGTCACTCCGAAGAAGTCAGAGAATATTTTCAATGCGCAGCAGGACAAGAGaaaagaagagaagcaaagagag ATGTGTGGCAAAGGATTTCAATTTTCCTGTTTACACAAAGGAAACTCGAGGAAGGTTCAGATTTCTCATGCTTGGTTCTGTGCTCTCAGGGTTACATAGACAAAAATGCCTCCTATTTACACAAAGGCAACTCGAGGAAG GTGATAAGGGGTCGAGGTCGTATGTTCGTCGTGGCATCAATACA CAAATACCATGACATGAGCTTGAAGATTTCAAAGATACAGAAGGTTGACAGAAAGAGGATACACTGA
- the LOC123123835 gene encoding uncharacterized protein isoform X2 — protein sequence MSVAELGLGWRSTGELGIGDELLRRQVATAPVLVHGPNKVLVAWWPSEEVHVVGDLGGRRAVRRRGMRWVGGKDNISAPILVRKLRSHGIVKSEQAVWSFAMSLRMNLGMDGCHSEEVREYFQCAAGQEKRREAKRDVWQRISIFLFTQRKLEEGSDFSCLVLCSQGYIDKNASYLHKGNSRKVIRGRGRMFVVASIQYMDFGRANTMT from the exons ATGTCCGTCGCCGAGCTTGGGTTGGGGTGGCGGTCGACGGGCGAACTGGGGATTGGGGATGAACTGCTACGCCGGCAAGTGGCAACTGCTCCAGTTCTCGTACACGGGCCGAACAAAG TTCTTGTTGCATGGTGGCCATCAGAGGAGGTACATGTGGTTGGAGATCTGGGAGGAAGAAGAGCAGTGAGAAGACGAGGCATGCGATGGGTTGGTGGGAAGGACAACAT ATCTGCACCAATCCTTGTCAGAAAATTGAGAAGTCATGGCATAGTCAAATCTGAACAAGCCGTGTGGAGCTTCGCCATGAGTCTGCGCATGAATTTGGGAATGGATGGATGTCACTCCGAAGAAGTCAGAGAATATTTTCAATGCGCAGCAGGACAAGAGaaaagaagagaagcaaagagag ATGTGTGGCAAAGGATTTCAATTTTCCTGTTTACACAAAGGAAACTCGAGGAAGGTTCAGATTTCTCATGCTTGGTTCTGTGCTCTCAGGGTTACATAGACAAAAATGCCTCCTATTTACACAAAGGCAACTCGAGGAAG GTGATAAGGGGTCGAGGTCGTATGTTCGTCGTGGCATCAATACA ATATATGGATTTTGGTCGAG CAAATACCATGACATGA